A DNA window from Acinetobacter sp. 10FS3-1 contains the following coding sequences:
- the ponA gene encoding penicillin-binding protein PBP1a, giving the protein MKKLSCSGLVHPFFLIIIIIAISVPMGFYGMYLYIAPSLPEMSTLQKAPLLKPLQVFSADNELIAEYGGKLSVPVKYEQIPPEFIHAFLAAEDSSFFEHSGISFKGLGRALSESVTGSDVQTGGSTITMQVAKNYYLSPERTLKRKLTEIFLARKIEQNLKKEEILTLYVNKIFLGKNAYGIAAAAKIYYNKSLEELSTAQMAMIAGLPKAPSRYNPVANPKRALERRNWILGRMLQLGYLNQTQYQEAIAEPVNLDMPDRSTRNKFPYVGEMVRAELVRNLGEQAVDSGYKVYTTIHSQRQAYAEQAVQNGLEAYDRRHGWRGAEAHDQPLSNFRAYANTFPAQVTQVHKNSFEALMQDGTTVTVPWSGMSWARPYRNVNSVGAAPNRASQVVQVKDIVRLRPNQDKSSWSLVQIPQAQGQLIAINPNNGAIEAVVGGYNFYQSKFNRAIQGWRQPGSIIKPFVYALALERGMTPHTMVNDAPITIGKWSPRNSDGRYLGMIPLRRALYLSRNTVSVRLLQSVGIERTRQLFMDFGLQDSQIPRNYTIALGTPQVLPIQMATGYATFANGGYRIQPHFITRIEDAHGNTIFMAKPEYACISCLNTKADAPASAEVITPDDEAIELNNAALEKKTVAPQISAEASNYRQAQRILKSSSAYDMANILRDVIQHGTGRAALRIGRGDIGGKTGTTNDAKDAWFAGFNGKLVTVTWVGFDQPTTLGRREYGGVAALPIWTDFMGNALKGEPEAWVRLDRNAKAPLNRSKEVPEAEQRDPSSPPLATPLYRPAPVMVPKRAESDFDDLPGEKITLPVEEPAPAPVTPPTSQEQPLQPKRADALDNLIQQVQ; this is encoded by the coding sequence ATGAAAAAGCTATCTTGTTCAGGCCTTGTTCATCCATTTTTTTTGATCATTATTATTATAGCGATCTCAGTTCCGATGGGTTTCTATGGCATGTATCTCTATATTGCCCCATCTTTGCCTGAAATGTCCACACTGCAAAAGGCTCCCCTATTAAAGCCCCTGCAAGTTTTTAGTGCGGATAATGAGCTAATTGCCGAGTATGGCGGCAAACTTTCGGTTCCCGTGAAATATGAACAAATTCCACCTGAGTTTATTCATGCCTTTCTGGCGGCCGAAGATTCCAGCTTTTTTGAGCATAGCGGCATCAGTTTTAAAGGCCTGGGACGGGCACTCAGTGAAAGTGTAACGGGTTCCGATGTACAGACGGGCGGCTCCACTATCACTATGCAGGTTGCAAAGAATTATTATTTAAGCCCCGAACGTACTTTAAAGCGTAAGCTGACTGAAATTTTTCTGGCACGAAAAATTGAACAGAACCTGAAAAAAGAAGAAATTTTGACGTTATATGTCAATAAAATTTTCCTGGGTAAAAATGCTTATGGTATCGCGGCAGCTGCCAAAATTTACTATAACAAAAGTCTGGAAGAGCTTTCGACTGCCCAAATGGCAATGATTGCAGGTTTGCCCAAAGCACCTTCCCGTTATAACCCGGTCGCCAATCCAAAACGTGCTTTAGAGCGCCGCAACTGGATTTTGGGACGTATGCTGCAATTGGGTTATCTCAACCAGACGCAATACCAGGAAGCTATTGCCGAGCCAGTTAACCTGGATATGCCGGATCGCAGTACCCGTAACAAATTTCCCTATGTGGGCGAAATGGTCCGGGCAGAACTGGTCAGAAATCTGGGTGAGCAGGCTGTAGATTCCGGCTATAAAGTCTATACCACCATTCATAGTCAACGGCAGGCCTATGCCGAACAAGCTGTGCAAAATGGTTTGGAGGCGTATGATCGCCGTCATGGCTGGCGTGGGGCAGAAGCCCATGATCAGCCACTGAGCAATTTCCGTGCCTATGCCAATACTTTTCCTGCTCAGGTCACTCAGGTGCATAAGAATAGCTTTGAAGCTCTGATGCAGGATGGTACGACTGTGACTGTTCCTTGGTCAGGCATGTCTTGGGCGCGTCCCTATCGTAACGTCAACAGCGTGGGGGCTGCACCGAACCGAGCATCACAAGTTGTTCAAGTTAAAGATATTGTCCGTTTAAGACCTAATCAGGATAAAAGCTCCTGGTCACTGGTGCAAATTCCGCAAGCACAGGGTCAGCTGATTGCAATCAACCCGAATAATGGTGCGATTGAAGCGGTGGTAGGCGGCTATAATTTTTATCAGTCCAAATTTAACCGGGCCATTCAAGGCTGGCGGCAACCTGGTTCGATCATTAAGCCCTTCGTTTATGCACTGGCTTTAGAACGTGGCATGACCCCACATACCATGGTGAATGATGCGCCAATCACTATTGGTAAATGGAGTCCACGTAACTCGGATGGCCGTTACCTAGGTATGATTCCATTACGCCGTGCACTTTATCTATCCCGTAATACCGTTTCGGTACGCCTGCTCCAGTCAGTCGGTATTGAACGCACCCGGCAGCTGTTTATGGATTTTGGTCTGCAAGATAGCCAGATTCCGCGTAACTATACTATTGCACTCGGTACACCACAGGTTTTACCCATCCAGATGGCCACAGGCTATGCAACTTTTGCCAATGGCGGTTACCGCATTCAGCCGCATTTTATTACCCGTATTGAAGATGCGCATGGCAATACCATTTTTATGGCCAAACCTGAATATGCCTGCATTTCATGTCTTAATACCAAGGCAGACGCTCCTGCTTCGGCTGAAGTGATCACGCCTGATGATGAAGCTATTGAGCTGAATAATGCAGCACTGGAAAAGAAAACTGTGGCACCACAGATTTCAGCTGAAGCCAGCAACTATCGTCAGGCACAGCGTATTTTAAAATCCAGCTCGGCCTATGACATGGCCAATATTCTGCGTGATGTCATTCAGCATGGTACCGGACGCGCTGCCCTAAGAATTGGGCGTGGTGATATTGGCGGGAAAACCGGAACCACCAATGATGCCAAAGATGCCTGGTTCGCAGGTTTCAATGGCAAACTGGTTACAGTAACCTGGGTGGGCTTTGACCAGCCGACCACTTTAGGTCGTCGTGAATATGGAGGAGTCGCTGCCCTGCCAATCTGGACTGACTTCATGGGCAATGCTTTAAAAGGCGAGCCAGAGGCTTGGGTACGCCTGGACCGAAATGCCAAAGCTCCTCTAAACCGCTCCAAGGAAGTGCCAGAGGCCGAACAACGGGATCCTTCATCTCCGCCACTGGCAACTCCACTGTACCGCCCTGCCCCAGTGATGGTACCGAAGCGTGCAGAGAGTGATTTTGACGATCTGCCGGGAGAGAAAATTACTCTTCCAGTTGAAGAGCCGGCGCCAGCACCTGTGACTCCACCGACGTCACAGGAACAGCCCTTACAACCCAAACGTGCTGATGCGCTCGACAACCTGATCCAACAAGTACAGTAA
- a CDS encoding putative RNA methyltransferase, translated as MNLLMCPVCREQLSLNARSWRCENQHSYDVAKQGYVNLHVVQHKHSKNPGDTPESVQARRAFLSAGHYAPLQQAVVGKIRELRIENLLDIGCGEGYYTDAMQAEVMQCVGVDIAKNAIQVAAKLNKEVTWVVGTGATLPVLDESIDLCTSLFSPIPQQEILRVLKPKSYLMVVTPAPQHLYALREALFEEVKPHEPQKFVEQLKDGFELLSEQLVEAPMTLSQADLKHLIAMTPYAYKAKAERRQALEQQEQFELQAHYQIYLFQKKSL; from the coding sequence CAGCATAGTTATGATGTGGCCAAGCAGGGTTATGTGAATCTGCATGTGGTACAGCATAAACACAGTAAAAATCCGGGCGATACACCGGAATCGGTGCAGGCACGCCGGGCTTTTTTAAGTGCAGGTCATTATGCCCCCTTACAGCAGGCGGTCGTCGGGAAAATCCGTGAGCTGCGGATTGAAAACCTGCTGGATATCGGCTGTGGTGAAGGCTATTACACCGATGCCATGCAGGCTGAAGTAATGCAATGTGTCGGTGTCGATATTGCCAAGAATGCCATTCAGGTGGCCGCCAAACTAAATAAAGAAGTGACCTGGGTGGTGGGGACCGGAGCAACCTTGCCGGTACTGGATGAGTCGATTGATTTGTGTACCAGCTTATTCAGCCCGATTCCACAACAGGAGATTCTGCGGGTTCTGAAACCGAAGTCTTATTTGATGGTGGTGACCCCAGCACCACAGCACTTATATGCTCTGCGTGAAGCCTTATTTGAAGAGGTGAAGCCGCATGAACCACAAAAGTTTGTCGAGCAGCTCAAAGATGGCTTTGAGCTGCTCAGTGAACAGCTAGTAGAAGCCCCTATGACGCTGTCACAGGCTGATCTTAAACATCTGATAGCCATGACCCCTTATGCCTATAAGGCCAAAGCGGAACGCCGTCAGGCACTTGAGCAGCAGGAGCAGTTTGAGTTACAAGCTCACTATCAGATTTATCTGTTTCAAAAGAAATCACTTTAA
- a CDS encoding pilus assembly protein PilM — MRRLYRKPNKGLMGVDISSTSVKLLELSVKSGRYWVESYALVPLPESSVVEKNILNPEAVGDALARAINLANLQSNQAAFAIPTSMVITKTIEMDADMSDEEREIQIREDAEQYIPFPLDEASLDFEVLPDRLANPNRVNVLLVATRIENVETRSEVLQIAGVTPKIADVESFALENAFKVFSDTLPMGVNTVGILDIGHSMTTLSVMQNNKIIYTREQVFGGKQLTQEIQNRYGLSFEEAGRAKKNRALPDDYDVEVLEPFLDAVVQQAARSLQFFFSSSQFNEIDHILLAGGNANIPGLAKLLQQKLGYRVTIANPFLQMGFAPQIDIKKIENDASSLMIACGLALRSFD; from the coding sequence GTGCGCAGATTATATCGTAAGCCAAATAAGGGGTTAATGGGGGTTGATATTAGTTCGACTTCTGTAAAGTTGTTAGAGTTATCTGTAAAAAGTGGCCGTTATTGGGTAGAAAGCTATGCACTGGTTCCTTTACCAGAAAGCAGTGTGGTTGAAAAAAATATTTTAAATCCAGAAGCGGTGGGAGATGCTCTGGCACGTGCGATTAATCTAGCCAATCTCCAATCTAATCAAGCCGCTTTTGCCATTCCAACTTCAATGGTGATTACCAAAACTATTGAAATGGACGCTGATATGTCTGATGAGGAACGGGAAATTCAGATTCGTGAAGACGCTGAACAATATATTCCTTTCCCTTTGGATGAGGCCAGTCTGGATTTTGAAGTCCTGCCGGATCGCCTCGCGAACCCAAACCGGGTCAATGTGCTCTTGGTTGCGACCCGAATCGAGAATGTCGAAACACGTTCTGAAGTGCTGCAAATCGCCGGAGTAACTCCCAAGATTGCCGATGTCGAAAGCTTTGCGCTGGAGAATGCCTTTAAGGTATTTTCAGACACCTTGCCGATGGGGGTCAATACGGTCGGTATTCTGGATATCGGACATAGCATGACCACCCTGTCTGTTATGCAAAATAATAAAATCATTTATACCCGTGAACAGGTGTTCGGTGGCAAACAGCTGACTCAGGAAATCCAGAATCGTTACGGACTGTCTTTTGAGGAAGCCGGGCGTGCCAAAAAAAACCGTGCCTTGCCGGATGATTATGATGTCGAAGTATTGGAGCCGTTTCTGGATGCCGTGGTGCAACAGGCTGCGCGTTCCTTGCAGTTCTTCTTTTCATCTTCACAATTTAATGAAATTGATCATATTTTATTGGCAGGGGGGAATGCCAATATTCCGGGGCTGGCGAAATTGTTACAGCAGAAACTAGGCTACCGGGTCACCATCGCAAATCCATTTTTACAAATGGGCTTTGCTCCTCAAATCGATATTAAAAAAATTGAGAATGATGCGTCCTCACTCATGATTGCATGCGGTTTGGCATTGAGGAGTTTTGATTAA
- a CDS encoding pilus assembly protein PilP, whose amino-acid sequence MNIIKMTSALTLGFLLAGCESRIDLVNQEMANIRNQPPLPIEPAPDFMPVETFNYAAHSLKSPFLPSSLAAELKIMAGKRVYPNLSRQLQPLESYPLETLSMKGTMRNQAGQILALMQTPDGEIERIQRGSYMGLNHGRVVNITPTQIDLIEIIPDGREGYVERPRSLVLIGPAP is encoded by the coding sequence ATGAATATCATTAAAATGACATCGGCCTTGACCCTTGGTTTTTTACTGGCAGGCTGTGAGTCCAGAATTGATCTGGTCAATCAGGAAATGGCCAATATTCGTAATCAGCCGCCTTTACCGATTGAGCCTGCGCCAGACTTTATGCCTGTAGAAACGTTTAATTATGCAGCCCATTCACTAAAAAGCCCTTTTTTACCAAGCTCACTGGCAGCTGAACTAAAAATTATGGCAGGTAAGCGGGTTTATCCGAATTTATCACGTCAATTACAGCCATTGGAAAGTTATCCGCTGGAAACCTTGAGCATGAAAGGGACAATGAGAAATCAGGCAGGACAGATTCTGGCTCTGATGCAAACTCCGGATGGCGAAATTGAGCGGATACAGCGGGGCAGTTATATGGGGCTGAATCATGGTCGGGTGGTTAATATTACACCCACTCAGATCGACTTGATTGAGATTATTCCAGATGGCCGTGAGGGGTATGTGGAACGACCACGAAGTCTGGTTCTGATCGGACCAGCGCCATAA
- a CDS encoding type 4a pilus biogenesis protein PilO produces the protein MSNQEFDEFSQETVAVPRKKMTVEKFFQQFNTLDPNNYGSWPLSVKISCWIFIIVLIFMLVYFIVIRSTIESISQANAQEQNLLNEFREKESKLRNLQQYQIQLQEMEARFNQQLEQLPKETEIPGLVEDINLSGVNSGLKFKNIRLEPEVKQEFFIEQPIAIEATGDYHAFGSFVSSIAGLSRIVTLHDFTISGTESQEKKSEIPVIDYIVKAKTYRYVGNSDDASSPTNNASTTGAQ, from the coding sequence ATGAGTAATCAAGAATTTGATGAGTTCAGCCAAGAGACAGTGGCTGTTCCTAGAAAAAAAATGACGGTTGAAAAGTTCTTTCAGCAGTTTAATACCCTGGACCCGAATAATTACGGTAGCTGGCCTTTATCGGTCAAGATTAGCTGCTGGATTTTTATTATCGTCCTGATTTTTATGCTGGTGTATTTTATTGTGATTCGCAGCACCATTGAATCGATTTCGCAGGCCAATGCGCAGGAACAGAACCTGCTCAATGAGTTCCGTGAAAAAGAATCTAAATTGCGTAATTTGCAGCAGTATCAGATTCAGTTACAGGAAATGGAAGCACGTTTTAACCAGCAGTTAGAACAGTTGCCTAAAGAAACTGAAATTCCGGGACTGGTCGAAGATATTAACCTGAGTGGAGTGAACTCTGGTTTAAAATTCAAAAATATTCGTCTGGAGCCTGAAGTTAAGCAAGAATTCTTTATTGAACAGCCCATCGCTATTGAGGCCACTGGGGACTATCACGCATTTGGTTCTTTTGTCAGCAGCATTGCCGGTCTATCCCGGATTGTAACGCTGCATGATTTCACTATTAGCGGTACTGAAAGCCAGGAAAAGAAATCTGAAATTCCTGTGATTGACTATATCGTTAAAGCCAAGACTTATCGTTATGTTGGGAATAGTGATGATGCCTCATCCCCAACGAATAACGCCAGTACCACGGGGGCTCAATAA
- the pilQ gene encoding type IV pilus secretin PilQ family protein, whose product MNKSMKEFIFGDANTMTHVFRQFSMGAVAIAVMQAASAQVALTNVVAMQIPGQGTEIRVMFNGLPPQPQAYQLESPSRLILDFDQAQQNLKQAHIPVATAEANSVDVSSDAERARLTVNLAKAGAFTTRTEGNTFILKINSASSLATVQPVIEQQKVAQGISNISFQRGSQGEGQVVIDLAGSNTPVDVQQQGTKVIVRTLGSKIPAHLTRRLNVNDFATPVSTVDAVNQNGSGVITIQSGESYEYMAYQTDNRLTISLKRPEAKSPLRPKEMTYTGKKISLDFQDIEVRRVLQLLADFTDINMVAADSVQGNITLRLKDVPWDQALDIVLKTKNLDKRRNDNVIWIAPVTELIKAEEEEAKALAQSVKLAPIQTEYMQLSYAKAVEIEKLITQNKGSSNSGSSTGSNNNDDKESLLSSRGSVSIDARTNTLIVNDTQAFIDKIRNLVDLLDVQVKQVMVEARIVRATTDFTKEMGVKWGILSQGITNNNHLLVGGSDTTIWDLREPELDSETGRWTYDIQRPDNLNVDLGVTSPGASRIAFGLISLSDFMLDLELSALQADGYGEVISTPKVMTADKQKAIVTSGSQIPYQSAEGGGANAVSTTEFIDATLSLDVTPSITPDGKVQMELNITSDSPGNPTPTGQLTINKNQINTNVLVGDGETVVLGGIFEQETRNAQTKVPFLGDIPYLGRLFRKDLKSDNKRELLIFVTPRIVNDSVSRNH is encoded by the coding sequence ATGAATAAGAGTATGAAAGAATTTATTTTTGGGGATGCTAATACAATGACTCATGTGTTTCGTCAGTTTTCAATGGGGGCTGTAGCGATTGCGGTCATGCAGGCAGCAAGCGCACAGGTGGCCTTGACCAATGTGGTCGCAATGCAGATTCCTGGACAAGGTACAGAAATTCGGGTCATGTTCAATGGTTTGCCACCGCAACCACAAGCGTATCAGTTGGAATCTCCTTCCCGGCTCATTCTGGATTTTGATCAGGCCCAGCAAAATCTTAAACAGGCCCATATTCCGGTCGCTACAGCTGAAGCTAATTCCGTGGATGTCAGCTCGGATGCTGAGCGTGCGCGCTTGACAGTGAACCTGGCTAAAGCAGGGGCGTTCACCACGCGCACTGAAGGTAATACCTTTATTCTTAAAATTAATTCGGCCAGCTCGCTAGCAACTGTACAGCCGGTTATAGAACAACAGAAAGTGGCTCAAGGCATTAGCAATATCAGTTTCCAGCGTGGTTCCCAAGGTGAAGGCCAGGTGGTGATTGATCTGGCCGGCAGTAATACCCCGGTAGATGTACAGCAGCAGGGCACTAAAGTCATTGTGCGCACTCTTGGAAGCAAGATTCCTGCGCATTTAACGCGTCGCTTGAATGTGAATGATTTCGCTACGCCTGTGTCGACAGTAGATGCTGTTAACCAGAATGGCAGTGGTGTTATTACTATCCAGTCAGGTGAAAGTTATGAATATATGGCCTATCAGACAGATAACCGGCTGACGATCAGCCTGAAGCGCCCTGAAGCGAAAAGTCCGCTACGTCCCAAAGAAATGACTTATACGGGCAAGAAAATCTCGCTTGATTTCCAGGATATTGAGGTACGTCGTGTGCTCCAGCTGCTGGCTGATTTTACCGATATCAATATGGTCGCAGCTGATAGTGTGCAGGGAAATATTACCTTGCGCTTGAAAGATGTGCCTTGGGATCAGGCGCTGGACATTGTACTGAAAACCAAAAATCTGGACAAGCGCCGTAATGACAATGTCATCTGGATTGCACCGGTTACTGAATTGATCAAAGCTGAGGAAGAAGAGGCCAAAGCCTTAGCGCAAAGCGTAAAATTGGCACCGATTCAAACGGAATATATGCAGCTCAGTTATGCTAAAGCAGTAGAAATTGAAAAACTGATTACACAAAATAAAGGGTCATCCAATTCAGGCAGCTCAACTGGGAGCAACAATAATGATGATAAGGAAAGTTTATTAAGTTCACGTGGTTCTGTTTCTATTGATGCCCGTACCAATACTTTAATTGTCAATGATACTCAGGCTTTTATTGACAAAATTCGTAACCTGGTTGATCTGCTGGATGTACAAGTCAAGCAGGTGATGGTGGAGGCGCGCATCGTAAGGGCCACGACTGACTTTACCAAAGAAATGGGCGTGAAGTGGGGTATTCTGTCACAGGGGATTACTAATAATAATCACCTGCTGGTGGGCGGGAGCGATACTACAATATGGGATCTTAGAGAACCTGAACTCGATAGTGAAACTGGTCGCTGGACTTATGATATTCAACGACCAGATAACCTGAATGTAGACCTGGGAGTCACCAGCCCTGGTGCCAGCCGGATTGCTTTTGGCCTAATCAGTTTATCTGACTTTATGCTTGACCTTGAGCTTTCTGCCTTGCAGGCTGACGGTTATGGCGAAGTTATCTCGACGCCTAAAGTCATGACTGCAGACAAGCAAAAAGCGATAGTTACGTCCGGTTCGCAGATTCCTTATCAGTCTGCAGAAGGGGGCGGTGCGAATGCGGTTTCAACTACCGAGTTTATTGATGCAACCTTAAGTCTGGATGTAACCCCAAGTATTACCCCAGATGGTAAGGTTCAAATGGAACTGAATATCACCAGTGACTCTCCAGGAAACCCGACGCCAACAGGCCAGTTAACGATCAACAAAAATCAGATCAATACCAATGTATTGGTCGGTGATGGAGAAACAGTAGTACTGGGCGGTATTTTTGAGCAGGAAACCCGTAATGCACAAACCAAGGTTCCATTCCTGGGAGATATTCCGTATTTAGGGCGTTTATTCCGTAAAGATTTGAAATCGGACAACAAGCGCGAGCTGCTGATTTTTGTTACACCTCGAATTGTTAATGACAGTGTTTCAAGAAATCATTAA
- a CDS encoding PilN domain-containing protein, with product MARINLLPWRDELRVKRNNEFVAIGVGALFLGLAAAGSTWFYYDHKLQDQEQANQLIVSTNQNLDVQLKALEGLQEQRNAIVERMKLIQGLQTQRPIAVHLIDEIVRVTPSNMYITKFQRSGDKFTIEGKAESPNTVAELLRNLEASFWYRNAFMNAFLVAEASKEKAPSSVIPRVEESYGSFTVTVDLDQINQPVLTEEQQPVSPAAGASS from the coding sequence ATGGCAAGAATTAACTTACTTCCTTGGCGTGATGAGCTAAGAGTTAAAAGAAATAATGAATTTGTGGCAATTGGTGTGGGGGCACTTTTTCTGGGGTTAGCAGCAGCAGGATCGACCTGGTTTTACTATGACCATAAGCTGCAGGATCAGGAACAGGCCAATCAGCTAATTGTCAGTACGAACCAAAATCTGGATGTGCAGCTGAAGGCTCTGGAGGGCTTGCAAGAACAGCGTAATGCCATTGTGGAACGCATGAAGCTGATTCAGGGCTTACAGACCCAGCGCCCAATTGCGGTGCATCTGATTGATGAGATTGTACGGGTCACTCCAAGCAATATGTACATTACCAAATTTCAGCGTAGTGGTGATAAATTTACCATTGAAGGTAAAGCTGAAAGCCCGAATACGGTTGCAGAATTATTACGTAATCTGGAAGCTTCCTTCTGGTACCGGAATGCGTTTATGAATGCGTTTCTGGTGGCAGAAGCCTCAAAAGAAAAAGCGCCTAGTTCGGTTATTCCACGTGTGGAAGAATCCTATGGAAGTTTTACGGTAACGGTTGATCTGGATCAGATTAATCAACCTGTCCTGACCGAAGAACAACAGCCAGTTAGTCCTGCAGCGGGAGCATCATCATGA